From Plodia interpunctella isolate USDA-ARS_2022_Savannah chromosome 18, ilPloInte3.2, whole genome shotgun sequence, a single genomic window includes:
- the LOC128677750 gene encoding uncharacterized protein LOC128677750: MYMILLTITLHLTMAQDVTLNTLDNGPGILPFKLGPTKMITHYHSFLYYIDLDMISLTINSVKSQIDSFRSDLNNKTASLYEPHISHLYNKIEMLLEQIHSFQHTRSRRGLVDGLGSIIKSVSGNLDYTDAIKYDNAIKVLQNNEKQLETELNEHISLGKEWIAKHSIVLDSIVKNQNRLANSIDHILNSDASRDYDMIKYAHLAQYLIIISDNTDNLYEEIHNLENMVAFIQSKTTAHYMINISTLNSTISRLRQLYSEEQIINIDLREYYEIIKTGSYYVGNKLAIVFMVPIASPLTYTLYKLSIAPNKQNQILVPIQPYVAIQETDSMYIATECPKVNTWYICKEELQQKIRDNEDCIQHLIMDQSISSSCQFIHANLTSSALEKLDDQHYTISLPTTTRLHISCRQEYYKNLQGTYLVSVPPSCMLKTLDFVISNVQNRIKGHAVQIAELPTEELATSKLQPTVRLNSINLEHLHETNAKISLQHPATLQKNDLSSLYHTTIPSYTLLFGTFIFALILTLYWKLRRRSSKSKDEDIPKADYPDGHYSRIQDIKPKDVKIDISNIPAISTVRPTDSCRSAGGGVTRS; the protein is encoded by the exons ATGTATAT GATCCTCCTGACCATCACCCTTCATCTGACCATGGCACAAGACGTGACGCTTAATACCCTCGACAATGGACCAGGTATCCTACCTTTCAAACTTGGACCCACTAAAATGATCACTCACTACCACTCCTTCCTGTACTACATTGACTTAGACATGATTTCTCTAACAATAAACTCAGTTAAATCCCAAATTGATTCATTTAGATCcgatcttaataataaaacggcTTCTTTATACGAACCCCACATCTcgcatctttataataaaatagaaatgttaCTCGAACAAATTCATAGCTTCCAACACACCCGTAGCAGGAGAGGTTTAGTAGATGGTCTCGGTTCAATTATTAAGAGTGTCTCGGGTAACCTCGACTACACAGACGCTATAAAGTATGATAATGCAATTAAAgtactacaaaataatgaaaaacaattagaAACTGAACTAAATGAACACATAAGTCTAGGGAAGGAATGGATAGCTAAACACTCAATAGTACTAGACAGTATAGTCAAAAATCAGAATAGGTTAGCTAATTCCAttgatcatattttaaattcagatGCAAGTAGAGATTATGATATGATTAAGTATGCCCATCTAGCTcaatatcttattattatatcagacAATAcggataatttatatgaagagATCCATAATCTCGAAAATATGGTAGCCTTCATTCAAAGTAAAACTACAGCTCACTATATGATTAATATTAGCACGTTAAATAGTACTATAAGTAGATTAAGACAGCTCTATTCTGAAGAGCAGATAATTAACATTGATTTAAGGGAATATTATGAGATAATTAAGACGGGAtcatattatgtaggtaataaattaGCTATAGTTTTCATGGTACCGATTGCTTCCCCTCTCACCTATACACTTTACAAGTTATCCATCGCtcctaataaacaaaatcaaatacttgTCCCTATCCAGCCCTATGTAGCAATTCAGGAAACTGATTCTATGTACATAGCGACAGAATGTCCGAAGGTCAACACTTGGTACATATGCAAAGAAGAGCTGCAACAAAAGATTCGAGACAATGAAGATTGTATCCAGCATCTCATCATGGACCAGTCAATCAGTTCATCTTGTCAATTCATTCATGCAAACCTTACCAGCTCAGCCCTCGAGAAGCTAGACGATCAACACTATACTATCAGCCTGCCAACCACAACCAGACTACATATATCCTGTAGACAAGAGTATTACAAGAATCTCCAAGGAACCTATCTAGTGTCCGTCCCGCCTAGTTGTATGTTGAAAACGTTGGACTTTGTTATCTCAAACGTTCAGAATCGTATTAAAGGACACGCTGTACAAATAGCGGAACTACCAACTGAGGAGCTCGCCACATCAAAGCTTCAGCCAACTGTAAGACTAAACTCCATCAATTTAGAACATCTACATGAGACGAACGCTAAGATATCGCTACAGCATCCTGCGACATTACAGAAAAACGATCTGAGCAGCCTCTACCATACCACTATACCTTCATATACGTTATTATTTGGAACATTCATATTCGCCCTCATCCTGACATTATACTGGAAACTCCGTCGCAGAAGTTCAAAATCAAAGGATGAAGATATCCCGAAGGCTGATTATCCCGATGGACATTATTCCCGTATCCAAGACATCAAGCCTAAAGATGTGAAAATCGACATCAGCAACATTCCGGCAATATCCACAGTAAGACCTACGGATAGTTGCCGATCTGCGGGGGGAGGCGTTACGCGCAGCTAA